In a genomic window of Macrobrachium nipponense isolate FS-2020 chromosome 10, ASM1510439v2, whole genome shotgun sequence:
- the LOC135223954 gene encoding serine/arginine repetitive matrix protein 2-like: MNQARPAKEQSPTNPEATKASKDKPEQTRQPASQPANQRASPNKPEPASQRASPSNQKPASQPKSKPEQPEAKPAPPSAKPEPTEASPAKPKKAKLKQKSQAPKSSQRSKPKQSKKKAKPAKEQARANPRSQASLAKGASLNNPEGHPASQKPAAKSQPEPTRRSQASKEQARKQTRSTSQPKSKPNKQSKPPSQKSKRNKPEAKPRPSPKSKPEQTRSKPASQEAKPEATQSSQSQPKKLSQPKQSQARGQIRPAKAKPKRQAQTTKEAKPKAKSQARSNPKATSRQRGHSAEQSKAMPRPPKKASPKQSEGKPASKEQALSIKAATNQRKQSLKPIQSKPANQRASPSQSKAKQAKSQARQFQKQANPAKEGPSPNYQKRKPASQRARPEKPEKPLPAKPKSNPRNQQSQAKASQSDPKTNQKQAKPSQRASQANPKEAKPPKSKPKQPEKQPSQPAKEKQARKQKQKPSAKEPEPDQQSKPEQPEATQHQPASQRAKPEPNQKQAAQPKKQKKSPNNQASQPAKEQARTNQKQASQPKSKPGTNQISKQQQPQEQAIAYPNKTRSQPSPSQQRPRPETKPKQSQAKPKKPATRKQTRRQGQTPAPRAKKARIPNQKQKKPSQAKEARSLPKQSKSKPSQKPKEPCPRANQEASQPSQRMPKQSRTQPRSQKPASPTLRSPSPRTNQKAQASQPRARPNKPEQPAAKEASPNKPEASSQPKEQARTKPESKPAKGQRAKAEQTKPRPSQSQRSKAPEQSKASQSQAKEAMPAAIPEASQKPKAKEPRPRTTRKAASQGLKEPTRTKPRKRSKSQASQRASPNKPRSSQAQKPKEAKAPKQTRKASQAIQKEQPEQPEANQPSQPAKPKSQSPNKPRSKAKAKPKKPSPEPNQKPRPKPANKSKHRNKPRRSKPAKAKRSQARTNQPKASQASQRSKLRTNQKQAQQPKSKPEGNQKPRPASQEAMPRQSEAKPAQAKRSQATEPNQSQASQAKSKPEQTRKASQSKAKEQARKQTRASKPAKESQARTKPENKPKPSQRSKGLKQSKAKPKPAKEASPEKGNQKPCQPSQSAKLKQPKKSQASQEAKSRSNSKAKPASQRSKARAIKSKPPAKEASRGRNQKQKPSQAKRSQSLSNQKAPSQAKTKEASLEQSKSPKPKANQRAQSLSNQASHQRKGKAPSQSKAKANQAKGRQAQNYQKASQPKSQDRTTRRHRQASQRRPRPRNPKASQSQPKAPKAQQTRSKASQPKSKAQESKASKASQRKAKPEQPEASQPASQRASPNKPEASQPAKEQALSNQKQASQPKSKPEEQSKASQPAKESQAPKHIKESQPSQPAKCKAKRSKPETNQKQAKASKSKPEPKSKRSQPKAISQPRATPNKPSAAKASPAKSSQKHHPAKASQAQRARHEQSQKQASQPKSKPEQSKASQPSQRASLSNQKQASQPKSKPEQSKASQPTKEQAEANPKAKAKPTKEASHRGNQKARPAKEKPEQSSQSTSQRAKPKTTRRKPKSQPSKDEQTRRHRQQTSKAKKPEKSKSKPAKPKQKLSPKTEQTRSKPASQRASPSNQKQASQPKSKPEQARSQSASQRASPNEPEASQPKSKPE; the protein is encoded by the exons ATGAACCAAGCCAGACCAGCCAAAGAGCAAAGCCCGACAAACCCAGAAGCAACCAAAGCCAGCAAAGACAAGCCCGAACAAACCagacagccagccagccagccagccaaccAAAGAGCAAGCCCGAACAAACCAGAA CCAGCCAGCCAAAGAGCAAGCCCGAGCAATCagaagccagccagccagccaaagAGCAAGCCCGAACAACCAGAAGCCAAGCCAGCGCCACCAAGTGCCAAGCCCGAACCAACAGAAGCAAGCCCAGCCAAGCCAAAGAAAGCCAAGCTGAAGCAAAAAAGCCAAGCCCCAAagagcagccaaagaagcaagcCGAAGCAATCAAAAAAGAAGGCCAAGCCAGCCAAAGAGCAAGCCCGAGCAAATCCCAGAAGCCAAGCCAGCCTAGCCAAAGGAGCAAGCCTGAACAACCCAGAAGGCCACCCAGCCAGCCAAAAGCCAGCCGCCAAGAGCCAACCCGAACCAACCAGAAGAAGCCAAGCCAGCAAAGAGCAAGCCCGAAAACAAACAAGAAGCACCAGCCAGCCAAAGAGCAAGCCGAACAAACAGAGCAAGCCGCCAAGCCAGAAAAGCAAGCGAAACAAACCAGAAGCCAAGCCAAGGCCAAGCCCAAAGAGCAAGCCCGAACAAACCAGAAGCAAGCCAGCCAGCCAAGAAGCAAAGCCTGAAGCAACTCAAAGCAGCCAAAGCCAGCCAAA AAAGCTAAGCCAGCCAAAGCAAAGCCAAGCCCGAGGGCAAATCAGACCAGCCAAAGCCAAGCCAAAGCGCCAAGCTCAAACAACCAAAGAAGCAAAGCCCAAAGCAAAGAGCCAAGCCCGAAGCAATCCAAAAGCAACCAGCCGCCAAAGAGGTCATAGCGCCGAGCAATCAAAAGCAATGCCAAGGCCGCCAAAGAAAGCAAGCCCGAAGCAATCAGAAGGCAAGCCAGCCAGCAAAGAGCAAGCCCTGAGCATCAAAGCAGCCACCAACCAAAGAAAGCAAAGCCTGAAGCCAATTCAAAGCAAGCCAGCCAACCAAAGAGCAAGCCCGAGCCAATCAAAAGCCAAGCAAGCCAAAAGCCAAGCCCGGCAATTCCAAAAGCAAGCCAACCCAGCCAAAGAAGGCCCAAGCCCAAACTACCAAAAGCGGAAGCCAGCCAGCCAAAGAGCAAGACCCGAAAAACCAGAAAAGCCACTGCCAGCCAAGCCAAAGAGCAACCCGAGAAATCAACAAAGCCAAGCCAAAGCCAGCCAAAGCGACCCGAAAACAAACCAGaagcaagccaagccaagccaaagaGCAAGCCAAGCAAATCCAAAAGAAGCCAAGCCGCCAAAGAGCAAGCCGAAACAACCAGAAAAGCAACCAAGCCAGCCAGCCAAAGAAAAGCAAGCCCGAAAACAGAAGCAAAAGCCAAGCGCCAAAGAGCCAGAGCCTGA CCAACAGAGCAAGCCTGAACAACCAGAAGCCACCCAGCACCAGCCAGCCAGCCAAAGAGCCAAGCCCGAACCAAACCAGAAGCAAGCAGCCCAGCccaagaagcaaaaaaaaagccCGAACAACCAAGCAAGCCAGCCAGCCAAAGAGCAAGCCCGAACAAACCAGAAGCAAGCCAGCCAGCCAAAGAGCAAGCCCGGAACAAACCAGATAAGCAAGCAGCAACAGCCACAAGAGCAAGCAATTGCTTACCCGAACAAAACAAGAAGCCAGCCAAGTCCAAGCCAACAAAGGCCAAGGCCCGAAACAAAAccaaagcaaagccaagccaagccaaagaaGCCAGCAACCCGGAAACAAACCAGAAGGCAAGGCCAAACGCCAGCGCCAAGAGCCAAGAAAGCCCGAATACCAAACCAGAAGCAAAAGAAACCCAGCCAAGCCAAAGAAGCCCGAAGCCTGCCAAAGCAATCCAAAAGCAAGCCGAGCCAAAAGCCAAAAGAGCCATGCCCCCGAGCCAATCAAGAAGCCAGCCAGCCAAGCCAAAGAATGCCCAAGCAATCCCGAACCCAACCAAGAAGCCAAAAGCCAGCCAGCCCAACCTTAAGAAGCCCAAGCCCAAGAACCAACCAGAAGGCCCAAGCCAGCCAGCCAAGAGCAAGGCCGAACAAACCAGAACAgccagcagccaaagaagcaagcCCGAACAAACCAGAAGCAAGCAGCCAGCCAAAAGAGCAAGCCCGAACAAAACCAGAAAGCAAGCCAGCCAAAGGCCAAAGAGCCAAAGCCGAACAAACAAAGCCAAGGCCAAGCCAAAGCCAAAGAAGCAAGGCGCCTGAGCAATCAAAAGCAAGCCAAAGCCAAGCCAAAGAAGCCATGCCCGCAGCAATTCCAGAAGCCAGCCAAAAGCCAAAAGCCAAAGAGCCAAGGCCCCGAACAACCAGAAAGGCAGCCAGCCAAGGCCTCAAAGAACCAACCCGAACAAAACCAAGAAAAAGAAGCAAAAGCCAGGCCAGCCAAAGAGCAAGCCCGAACAAACCCAGAAGCAGCCAAGCCCAAAAGCCCAAAGAAGCCAAAGCACCGAAACAAACCAGAAAAGCAAGCCAAGCCATCCAAAAAGAGCAGCCCGAACAACCAGAAGCCAACCAGCCAAGCCAGCCAGCCAAGCCAAAGAGCCAAAGCCCGAACAAACCAAGAAGCAAAGCCAAAGCCAAGCCAAAGAAGCCAAGCCCCGAACCAAACCAGAAGCCAAGGCCAAAGCCAGCCAATAAGAGCAAGCACCGGAACAAACCCAGAAGAAGCAAGCCAGCCAAAGCCAAAAGAAGCCAAGCCCGAACAAACCAGCCCAAAGCAAGCCAAGCCAGCCAAAGGAGCAAGCTCCGAACAAACCAGAAGCAAGCCCAGCAGCCAAAGAGCAAGCCTGAAGGCAATCAAAAGCCAAGGCCAGCCAGCCAAGAAGCAATGCCCCGACAATCAGAAGCCAAGCCAGCCCAAGCCAAAAGAAGCCAAGCCACCGAACCAAACCAAAGCCAAGCCAGCCAAGCCAAGAGCAAGCCCGAACAAACCAGAAAAGCAAGCCAGTCCAAAGCCAAAGAGCAAGCCCGAAAACAAACCAGAGCAAGCAAGCCAGCCAAAGAAAGCCAAGCCCGAACCAAACCAGAAAA CAAGCCAAAGCCAAGCCAAAGAAGCAAAGGCCTGAAGCAATCAAAAGCAAAGCCAAAGCCAGCCAAAGAAGCAAGCCCCGAAAAGGGCAATCAGAAGCCATGCCAGCCAAGCCAAAGCGCCAAGCTCAAACAACCAAAGAAAAGCCAAGCCAGCCAAGAAGCAAAAAGCCGAAGCAATTCAAAAGCCAAGCCAGCCAGCCAAAGATCCAAAGCCCGAGCAATCAAAAGCAAGCCACCAGCCAAAGAAGCAAGCCGAGGCAGAAATCAGAAGCAAAAGCCAAGCCAGGCCAAAAGAAGCCAAAGCCTGAGCAATCAAAAGGCCCCAAGCCAAGCCAAAACCAAAGAAGCAAGCCTTGAGCAATCCAAAAGCCCAAAGCCCAAAGCCAACCAAAGAGCCCAAAGCCTGAGCAATCAAGCAAGCCACCAAAGAAAAGGCAAGGCGCCGAGCCAATCAAAAGCCAAAGCCAACCAAGCCAAAGGAAGACAAGCCCAAAACTACCAGAAGGCCAGCCAGCCAAAGAGCCAAGACCGAACAACCAGAAGACACCGCCAAGCAAGCCAAAGAAGGCCAAGGCCGAGAAATCCAAAAGCAAGCCAAAGCCAGCCAAAAGCGCCCAAAGCCCAACAAACCAGAAGCAAAGCCAGCCAGCCAAAGAGCAAAGCCCAAGAATCAAAAGCAAGCAAGGCCAGCCAAAGAAAAGCCAAGCCCGAACAACCagaagccagccagccagccagccaaagAGCAAGCCCGAACAAACCAGAAGCAAGCCAGCCAGCCAAAGAGCAAGCCCTGAGCAATCAAAAGCAAGCCAGCCAGCCAAAGAGCAAGCCCGAAGAACAATCAaaagccagccagccagccaaagAAAGCCAAGCGCCGAAGCATATCAAAGAAAGCCAACCAAGCCAGCCAGCCAAGTGCAAAGCCAAAAGAAGCAAGCCCGAAACAAACCAGAAGCAAGCCAAAGCCAGCAAAAGCAAGCCCGAGCCAAAGAGCAAGCGCAGCCAGCCAAAAGCAATCAGCCAGCCAAGAGCAACCCCGAACAAACCATCTGCAGCCAA AGCCAGCCCAGCCAAGAGCAGCCAGAAGCATCATCCAGCCAAAGCCAGTCAAGCCCAAAGAGCAAGGCACGAGCAATCCCAAAAGCAAGCCAGCCAGCCAAAGAGCAAGCCTGAGCAATCAAAAGCAAGCCAGCCAAGCCAAAGAGCAAGCCTGAGCAATCAAAAGCAAGCCAGCCAGCCAAAGAGCAAGCCTGAGCAATCAAAAGCAAGCCAGCCAACCAAAGAGCAAGCTGAAGCCAATCCAAAAGCAAAAGCCAAGCCAACCAAAGAAGCCAGCCACCGAGGTAATCAAAAAGCAAGACCAGCCAAAGAGAAGCCCGAGCAATCCAGCCAGTCAACCAGCCAAAGAGCAAAGCCCAAAACCACCAGAAGAAAACCAAAAAGCCAGCCAAGCAAGGACGAACAAACCAGACGCCACCGCCAGCAAACCAGCAAAGCCAAGAAGCCCGAGAAATCTAAAAGCAAGCCAGCCAAGCCAAAGCAAAAGCTAAGCCCTAAAACCGAACAAACCAGAAGCAAGCCAGCCAGCCAAAGAGCAAGCCCAAGCAATCAAAAGCAAGCCAGCCAGCCAAAGAGCAAGCCCGAACAAGCCAGAAGCCAGTCAGCCAGCCAAAGAGCAAGCCCAAACGAACCAGAAGCCAGCCAGCCAAAGAGCAAGCCCGAGTAA